From Daucus carota subsp. sativus chromosome 6, DH1 v3.0, whole genome shotgun sequence, the proteins below share one genomic window:
- the LOC135147045 gene encoding calcium-transporting ATPase 4, plasma membrane-type-like codes for MENYLKDFDIPAKHAPEEAQLRWRNAVGIVKNRRRRFRHIVDLAKRNEQKLKVQKIQEDLRLVVTTIKAAYKFIEALKPSKEAIDAGYNINPDKIAKIIRSRNNKVLEEHQGVSGVAAELNVSLDEGVETTDLPKRQKFLGVNRYTEKPSKSFWLFVWEALHDLTLIILIVCAVVSIGVGLATEGLPKGIYDGLGIILSIFLVVMVTAISDYNQSLQFKDLDKEKKKISVHVTRDGTRQKVSIFDLVVGDVVHLSIGDQVPADGLFISGYSLLIDESSLSGESEPVNINEKNPFLLAGTKVQDGSGKMLVTTVGMRTEWGKLMETLSEGGEDETPLQVKLNGVATIIGKIGLIFAVLTFSVLTVRFLVEKAIHHEFTSWTSVDAMKLLNYFATAVTIIVVAVPEGLPLAVTLSLAFAMKKLMNDKALVRHLSACETMGSATCICTDKTGTLTTNHMVVDKIWVCGKPEEMKDGENHNTNHSDVSENVLPFLLQAIFQNTASEVVKNKDGKTSVLGTPTESALVEYGLLLGGDFDAQRREIKMLKVEPFNSVKKTMSVLVALPDGRTRAFCKGASEIVLGMCDKVIDYNGETVDLSEEFVQNITDVINGFACDALRTICLAFKDTDNNCDGIGLPDSSYTLIAVVGIKDPVRPGVKDAVRTCLAAGITVRMVTGDNINTAKAIAKECGILTEGGLAIEGPDFRNKSPDELMAIVPHIQVMARSLPLDKHKLVTNLRSIHKEVVAVTGDGTNDAPALHEADIGLAMGIAGTEVAKENADVIILDDNFSTIVNVAKWGRAVYINIQKFVQFQLTVNIVALMINFISACISGSAPLTAVQLLWVNLIMDTLGALALATEPAHEGLMNRPPVGRGVSFITRAMWRNIAGQSIYQMVVLFVFNFAGKQILGLNGSDATIIVNTFIFNTFVFCQVFNEINSRDIEKINIFRGMFSSWIFIGVMLATVIFQVIIVEFLGAFASTVPLSWQLWLLSILIGFVGMPIAVVLKCIPVERRVPKHHDGYDRLATGPEAV; via the exons ATGGAGAATTATCTCAAGGACTTTGATATTCCGGCGAAGCATGCGCCGGAGGAAGCGCAGCTCCGGTGGAGAAACGCCGTCGGGATAGTGAAGAATCGCCGCCGTCGATTCCGTCACATTGTCGATCTGGCGAAACGCAACGAGCAGAAGCTCAAGGTTCAAAAGATTCAG GAAGATCTGCGACTTGTTGTTACAACAATTAAGGCAGCATACAAGTTTATCGAAG cCTTAAAGCCCTCCAAAGAGGCTATAGATGCAGGTTATAATATTAATCCTGATAAGATTGCAAAGATTATCAGAAGCCGTAACAATAAAGTCTTGGAAGAGCACCAGGGAGTAAGTGGAGTGGCAGCTGAATTAAATGTCTCACTGGATGAGGGAGTAGAGACAACTGACTTGCCTAAACGGCAAAAGTTCTTGGGCGTCAACAGATATACTGAAAAACCATCTAAAAGTTTTTGGCTGTTTGTCTGGGAGGCTTTACATGATTTGACCCTTATTATCCTTATTGTTTGTGCTGTGGTTTCTATAGGTGTAGGACTTGCCACTGAAGGGTTGCCAAAAGGCATATATGATGGGTTAGGAATCATACTTAGTATTTTTCTGGTAGTCATGGTGACTGCAATTAGTGATTATAATCAATCCTTGCAGTTTAAAGATCTGGACaaggagaagaagaaaataTCTGTTCATGTAACAAGAGATGGAACTAGACAAAAGGTGTCCATATTTGACCTGGTTGTTGGGGATGTTGTCCACTTATCGATTGGAGATCAAGTTCCAGCTGATGGATTGTTTATATCAGGATACAGCTTGTTAATTGACGAGTCAAGCTTGTCTGGGGAGAGTGAGCCAGTGAATATAAATGAGAAAAATCCTTTTCTACTTGCAGGGACCAAGGTGCAAGATGGTTCAGGTAAGATGCTGGTGACCACTGTTGGTATGCGAACTGAATGGGGCAAGTTGATGGAAACATTGAGTGAAGGAGGTGAAGATGAGACTCCACTACAGGTGAAGCTGAATGGTGTTGCTACAATCATAGGCAAGATTGGCTTGATTTTTGCTGTGCTGACATTCTCTGTTCTGACAGTAAGATTCTTGGTGGAGAAAGCAATTCACCATGAGTTCACCAGTTGGACTTCAGTTGATGCTATGAAGCTTTTGAATTACTTTGCTACTGCAGTGACCATAATTGTTGTTGCTGTTCCAGAAGGACTACCTCTGGCAGTGACATTGAGCCTTGCTTTTGCAATGAAGAAGTTAATGAATGACAAGGCACTTGTGAGGCATCTTTCCGCATGTGAGACAATGGGTTCTGCTACTTGCATATGCACAGATAAAACAGGAACACTAACTACAAACCATATGGTAGTTGATAAGATATGGGTATGTGGGAAACCTGAAGAGATGAAAGATGGTGAAAATCATAATACTAATCATTCTGATGTATCAGAAAATGTATTACCCTTTCTCTTGCAGGCTATATTTCAGAATACTGCTTCAGAGGTTGTCAAAAATAAAGATGGAAAAACTTCTGTACTAGGTACACCAACAGAATCAGCACTTGTAGAATACGGATTGCTACTGGGTGGTGATTTTGATGCACAGCGTCGAGAAATCAAGATGCTAAAAGTCGAACCCTTCAATTCTGTTAAAAAGACGATGTCTGTTCTTGTGGCTCTTCCAGATGGTAGAACTAGAGCTTTCTGCAAAGGCGCATCAGAGATTGTATTAGGAATGTGTGATAAGGTAATTGATTACAACGGGGAAACAGTTGACCTGTCGGAGGAATTCGTACAAAACATCACAGATGTCATCAATGGTTTTGCCTGTGATGCTTTAAGAACAATCTGTTTGGCATTTAAGGATACTGACAACAATTGTGATGGGATCGGTTTGCCTGATAGTAGTTATACATTGATTGCAGTAGTTGGTATTAAAGATCCTGTACGCCCAGGGGTCAAGGATGCTGTTCGAACTTGTTTAGCTGCTGGAATAACTGTGCGTATGGTCACTGGTGACAACATTAACACAGCGAAGGCCATTGCAAAAGAATGTGGAATACTCACTGAAGGTGGTTTGGCCATTGAAGGACCAGATTTTCGCAACAAAAGTCCAGATGAATTGATGGCGATAGTACCACATATTCAG GTAATGGCTCGATCTTTGCCTTTGGACAAGCACAAGCTGGTAACCAATTTAAGGAGCATCCATAAAGAGGTGGTTGCTGTAACTGGTGATGGAACAAATGATGCTCCTGCTTTGCACGAAGCAGACATTGGACTTGCAATGGGTATAGCTGGAACAGAG GTTGCCAAAGAAAATGCTGATGTCATTATATTGGATGACAACTTTTCAACAATAGTAAATGTTGCCAAATGGGGGCGTGCTGTATACATTAACATCCAAAAGTTTGTTCAGTTTCAGCTTACTGTTAATATTGTTGCTCTTATGATCAATTTCATTTCAGCATGCATCTCTG GATCTGCTCCCCTCACTGCTGTGCAGTTGCTTTGGGTCAATCTGATTATGGACACATTAGGTGCATTGGCACTGGCTACCGAACCAGCACATGAAGGATTGATGAATAGGCCCCCAGTGGGGAGGGGTGTGAGTTTTATAACCAGAGCAATGTGGAGGAATATAGCAGGTCAGAGTATTTACCAAATGGTCGTTCTGTTCGTGTTCAATTTTGCAGGGAAGCAAATTCTGGGACTCAATGGTTCAGATGCTACCATTATTGTCAATACCTTCATATTTAATACCTTTGTATTCTGCCAG gTCTTTAACGAGATAAACAGCCGAGATATTGAAAAGATCAATATTTT
- the LOC108227374 gene encoding mitochondrial acidic protein mam33 produces MPRVTTAIMKLSRKCNSNLLKILQSESSHELSSNRFKNDKTEPLGDFVVDWDSPRSEDVVLRKTCNSGEELAVTALLGEETIEDDDRLPREALMKVCIKKPGLSSILQFDCGVFSKGEDGIEFNIRHAHYLPSTSSLGSSLYRGPLFSTLDPQLQDELKQYLVTKGIGKSLTNFLLLHLHKKEQNQYENWLEKLKAYIAQGQETDS; encoded by the exons ATGCCTCGGGTAACAACAGCAATTATGAAGCTAAGTCGAAAATGTAATTCAAATCTCCTCAAGATTTTGCAGTCCGAGTCATCTCACGAGCTTTCCTCCAACCGATTCAAG AATGATAAAACTGAACCATTGGGAGATTTTGTGGTGGACTGGGATTCTCCTCGTTCTGAAGATGTGGTTTTGAGAAAGACGTGCAATTCAGGTGAGGAACTTGCTGTTACTGCTTTGCTTGGTGAAGAAACCATTGAAGACGATGATAGGCTTCCCAGGGAAGCTTTGATGAAGGTATGCATTAAAAAGCCTGGATTAAGCTCTATATTGCAATTTGACTGTGGAGTTTTCAGTAAAGGTGAAGATGGCATTGAGTTTAATATCCGTCATGCTCACTATCTCCCGTCAACAAGCAGTTTGGGGTCTTCACTTTATAGAGGTCCCTTATTTAG TACTTTGGATCCCCAGTTGCAGGATGAACTCAAGCAATATTTAGTGACAAAGGGGATTGGAAAAAGCCTCACCAACTTCCTCCTCCTGCACCTACATAAGAAGGAACAAAATCAGTATGAGAACTGGCTGGAGAAATTGAAAGCTTATATAGCTCAAGGCCAAGAGACTGATTCTTAG
- the LOC108227800 gene encoding nuclear pore complex protein NUP93A translates to MANEADMSSWTDLLHSSSKLVEQAAPSAQFPPLQRNLDQLEALSKKLKSKTLRTEAPSQSIAATRLLAREGLNAEQLARDLKSFELKTTFEDVFPAEATSVEEYLQQVHEMAMVSAVQEAQKDNVRSFNDYMMTVLEEDWQKEKRDFLQSLSRITSLPRTNVGGSSPASGHHNQMVSVSKPHLSPMSSRMELAPPADKSVAEKKAAVYAQTVKTLNDARECGLPFKPATAFKSAYDSLNLDTSGGKSVSMQKIWHLIQMMMGEDSYPQQNVSKKMSLIIGARRHLEWGHEKHVTETIQSHPAQAALGGAVGKLQRIHAFLRIRLRDYGVLDFDAGDTRRQPPVDTTWQQIYFCLRTGYYDEAKDVASSSRVSQQFASQLKEWISSGGMVSAETAASAAEECEKMLRMGDRVGRTAYDKKKLLLYAIVSGSRRQIDRLLRELPTLFNTIEDFLWFKLCAVRDQPGGSSFVLNDGSSPYTLTDLQAYLNKFEPSYYTKNGKDPLVYPYVLLLSIQLLPAILYLYKDMGNEAYNIDAVHISIVVGDHGILAEGFGAGQTLGMMDAFAEASSLIRQYGALYLQHDDLLMALEYYAQAAATMGGGQLSWTGRGSADQQWQRTSMLKQLLMELLLRDGGIHLLLGSRGAGEEGELGRFLTDGKSRQQFLLEAARQCQEAGLYEKSIEIQKRVGAFSAALDTINKCLSEAIGALSRGRLDGESRTAGLIHSGNELVETFKYYPEVSLQEREQVLEQQMVLRQLETILSIHKLSRLGNHIDALREVARLPFLPLDPRAPDVNVDVFQRLSPHVQACVPDLLKAALHCLDNAIDTDGSLRALRTKIANFLANNLNRNWPQDLYERIARSL, encoded by the exons ATGGCGAACGAAGCAGACATGAGTAGCTGGACCGATCTTCTCCATTCTTCATCAAAACTCGTCGAACAAGCCGCTCCTTCCGCTCAATTTCCGCCTCTTCAG AGGAATTTGGATCAATTAGAAGCATTGTCGAAGAAGCTTAAATCGAAAACATTGCGAACCGAAGCTCCCTCGCAGTCCATTGCTGCTACTAG GCTTCTTGCACGAGAGGGGTTAAATGCCGAGCAGCTTGCTCGAGATCTTAAGTCGTTCGAACTGAAG ACTACATTTGAAGATGTTTTTCCCGCCGAAGCAACAAGTGTTGAAGAATACCTGCAACAG GTCCATGAAATGGCAATGGTATCTGCTGTCCAGGAAGCCCAGAAAGATAACGTTAGGAGCTTTAATGATTATATGATGACAGTATTGGAG GAGGACTGGCAAAAGGAAAAACGGGACTTCCTTCAGAGTTTAAGTCGCATCACATCATTACCTAGGACAAATGTGGGTGGTTCAAGTCCCGCCAGTGGTCATCACAATCAAATGGTATCCGTTTCTAAGCCCCATCTTTCACCTATGTCATCTCGGATGGAGCTAGCACCTCCAGCTGATAAGTCCGTTGCTGAGAAAAAAGCTGCAGTGTATGCTCAAACTGTCAAGACCTTGAACGATGCTAGGGAGTGCGGCTTACCATTTAAA CCTGCCACAGCTTTCAAGAGTGCCTATGATAGTTTAAATCTGGATACTTCTGGTGGTAAATCAGTAAGCATGCAGAAAATATGGCACCTAATTCAG ATGATGATGGGTGAGGATTCATATCCTCAACAAAATGTTTCAAAGAAAATGTCACTGATAATTGGTGCAAGGCGTCACCTTGAATGGGGGCATGAGAAACATGTCACTGAAACGATACAAAGTCATCCTGCTCAG GCTGCTCTGGGTGGAGCCGTTGGAAAATTGCAACGAATTCATGCCTTTCTACGG ATTAGGTTGAGGGACTATGGTGTGCTTGATTTTGATGCTGGCGATACTCGTAGGCAGCCTCCTGTTGATACTACTTGGCAGCAG ATATATTTCTGCTTAAGAACTGGGTACTATGATGAAGCTAAAGATGTTGCATCATCCTCTCGTGTATCTCAACAGTTTGCTTCCCAG CTTAAAGAGTGGATTTCTTCTGGAGGCATGGTATCAGCTGAGACTGCTGCTTCTGCTGCAGAAGAATGTGAAAAAATGTTAAGAATGGGTGATCGAGTAGGGCGAACTGCATATGACAAAAAGAAGTTGCTCCTATATGCAATTGTCTCTGGTTCTCGGAGGCAGATTGATCGATTGCTTAGAGAACTGCCTACTCTTTTCAATACTATTGAGGATTTCTTGTGGTTCAAATTGTGTGCTGTACGAGACCAACCAGGTGGATCCTCCTTTGTCCTTAATGATGGGTCGTCTCCTTACACTTTAACTGATTTGCAAGCTTACTTGAATAAGTTTGAGCCATCATACTATACAAAGAATGGAAAGGACCCGCTGGTGTATCCCTATGTTTTGCTATTGAGTATACAGTTACTACCCGCTATTTTGTACCTGTACAAGGATATGGGAAATGAAGCGTATAATATAGATGCTGTTCATATTTCAATTGTGGTGGGGGACCATGGAATACTTGCTGAAGGTTTTGGAGCTGGTCAGACACTAGGGATGATGGATGCTTTTGCAGAGGCATCTAGTTTGATTAGGCAGTACGGGGCACTTTATTTACAACATGACGATCTTTTAATGGCACTGGAATATTATGCACAAGCTGCTGCGACAATGGGTGGAGGGCAGCTGTCATGGACTGGAAGAGGAAGTGCAGATCAGCAATGGCAGAGAACATCAATGCTAAAGCAACTTCTGATGGAGCTGTTGTTACGTGATGGTGGAATACATCTTTTGCTCGGTTCAAGGGGTGCAGGGGAAGAAGGTGAGCTTGGAAGATTTTTGACAGATGGAAAATCAAGACAACAGTTTTTGCTTGAAGCTGCTCGCCAGTGTCAGGAAGCTGGACTGTATGAAAAA TCTATTGAGATTCAGAAAAGGGTTGGGGCATTCTCTGCTGCTTTGGATACGATAAACAAATGTCTTTCAGAAGCAATCGGTGCTCTATCACGGGGAAGATTGGATGGTGAGAGTCGTACTGCTGGGCTCATCCACTCTGGAAATGAGCTTGTGGAGACTTTTAAATATTATCCTGAAGTCAG TCTTCAAGAAAGAGAACAAGTTCTGGAGCAGCAAATGGTGTTAAGACAACTTGAGACCATTCTATCAATCCATAAGCTGTCCAGACTGGGTAATCATATAGATGCTCTGAGGGAGGTGGCAAGACTTCCGTTTCTGCCTCTTGATCCACGTGCACCAGATGTTAATGTTGACGTGTTTCAGAGGTTATCTCCTCATGTCCAAGCTTGTGTGCCTGACCTTCTTAAAGCCGCTCTTCATTGTTTGGACAATGCAATTGATACTGATGGATCACTTCGTGCTTTGCGAACCAAG ATTGCAAATTTCCTTGCAAACAATTTGAATAGAAATTGGCCTCAAGACTTGTATGAAAGAATTGCTAGAAGCCTCTGA
- the LOC108227457 gene encoding pentatricopeptide repeat-containing protein At3g18970 codes for MHPLPRVACLSLLNLKLKHINNVKELHAQLITNALYSFSNLAKLIQQYCSFSSPQATNHADLILKHFEINTNVYLLNVLIRCSSPRHSVQVFKNYVSRPGVCFDNFTYVFALGACARASLLLEGRQIHCRVVKHGFWTDVMVQTTAVHFYAKSRDVGSARKVFDEMSVRSRETWNAMIAGYCSQRERVGGDACGVALSLFCEMLGGGVKPDGTTMVSALSAVSQLGVLESGICVHGYVEKMLCEPQNDVYVGTGLVDMYSKCGCVDSAMWIFKRMKERNVLTWTAMTTGLAIHGRGKEALEVLDMMEGHGLVPNAVTFTSLLSACCHGGLVQEGLSLFYSMDRFGVLPTRQHYGCIVDLLGRAGHLEEAYNFIDNMQVERDAILWRTLLSACNVHGDLLTGEKIRQILLNMQTEQKFKSTGAAADMSEDYIALSNMYASADRWDDVKIVREEMKFKGYGSKPGLSSLQSPGNFITDLL; via the coding sequence ATGCATCCACTACCTAGAGTGGCCTGTCTTTCTCTATTAAACCTCAAACTCAAACACATCAACAACGTTAAGGAACTTCATGCACAACTAATCACCAATGCCTTGTATTCATTTTCCAATCTTGCAAAACTGATTCAACAATATTGTTCATTCTCATCTCCACAAGCCACTAATCATGCAGACTTAATTCTCAAACACTTCGAAATTAATACAAACGTGTATCTTTTGAATGTGTTAATCAGGTGTAGTTCTCCCAGACATTCTGTCCAGGTTTTCAAGAATTATGTCTCGCGGCCGGGGGTTTGTTTCGATAATTTTACGTATGTTTTTGCACTTGGAGCTTGTGCGAGAGCTAGTTTGTTGTTGGAAGGGAGACAAATACATTGTAGGGTGGTGAAACATGGGTTTTGGACTGATGTTATGGTGCAGACTACTGCTGTGCATTTTTATGCCAAGAGTCGGGATGTTGGATCTGCAcgtaaggtgtttgatgaaatgtctgTGAGAAGTAGAGAGACTTGGAATGCTATGATTGCTGGGTATTGTTCACAGAGGGAAAGGGTTGGTGGGGATGCATGTGGGGTTGCGTTGAGTTTGTTTTGTGAGATGTTGGGTGGTGGGGTGAAGCCGGATGGGACTACAATGGTGTCTGCTTTATCTGCGGTTTCTCAGCTAGGTGTTTTGGAGAGTGGGATTTGTGTCCATGGGTATGTGGAGAAAATGTTGTGTGAGCCGCAGAATGATGTGTATGTGGGAACTGGACTTGTTGATATGTATTCGAAATGTGGGTGTGTTGATAGTGCTATGTGGATATTCAAGAGGATGAAAGAAAGGAATGTTTTGACGTGGACAGCGATGACTACGGGACTGGCTATTCATGGGAGAGGGAAAGAAGCACTGGAAGTCCTGGATATGATGGAGGGTCATGGACTTGTACCCAATGCAGTGACTTTTACTAGCTTGCTATCTGCTTGTTGCCACGGAGGGCTTGTTCAAGAAGGACTCTCGTTGTTTTACAGTATGGACCGGTTTGGAGTTCTGCCAACACGACAACACTATGGATGTATTGTTGATCTTCTTGGTCGAGCTGGGCATTTGGAAGAAGCTTATAATTTCATAGATAATATGCAGGTCGAACGAGATGCGATACTCTGGAGGACTCTACTAAGTGCTTGTAATGTGCATGGGGATTTGTTGACAGGAGAGAAGATTAGGCAGATCCTACTAAATATGCAAACGGAACAGAAATTTAAGTCCACGGGTGCTGCAGCTGATATGAGTGAGGACTACATAGCTTTATCTAATATGTATGCTTCTGCAGATAGGTGGGATGATGTGAAGATAGTGAGGGAGGAAATGAAATTTAAGGGGTATGGAAGTAAGCCCGGTCTTAGTTCTCTACAGTCACCTGGTAACTTCATTACGG